From a single Rhodococcus qingshengii JCM 15477 genomic region:
- a CDS encoding serine hydrolase domain-containing protein: MTLSVVTLGACSSSADTVAARHDAVQHSLDALVSEDGLPAALASIQDRNGNSHNYTAGVGDLTTGSEVPPNGQIRIGSNTKTFTAVVVLQLVAEGKIELDTPIETYLPGLVRGDGIDGHNITIRQLLQHTSGLPNYSNYLEDEVRYYDPRELLDIALEHPADFAPGTSWKYSNTNYVLAGLLVQKITEKPLAEEMNRRIFAPIDLQHTYFPEPYDEKISELHPRGYYRESSDAPPVDITEIDPSWGWAAGQLISTTSDLNQFLHALLDGRLLPAAQLDQMRTTVPAEETFGPDARYGLGLVSRPLPCGGLSWSHGGSFPGYETRGGATDDGREANIAVSMQVVDDATRRKLEHAVDIALCR; encoded by the coding sequence ATGACTCTCAGCGTGGTCACCCTCGGTGCGTGCTCGTCGTCCGCCGATACCGTCGCTGCGCGGCACGATGCGGTTCAACACTCACTCGACGCACTGGTGAGCGAGGACGGACTACCCGCCGCCCTCGCAAGCATCCAAGACCGAAACGGCAACTCCCACAACTACACCGCAGGAGTCGGTGACCTGACCACCGGATCAGAGGTACCCCCCAACGGCCAGATACGAATCGGCAGCAACACCAAAACCTTCACCGCAGTAGTGGTCCTGCAACTGGTCGCCGAAGGAAAGATCGAACTCGACACCCCCATCGAGACCTACCTACCCGGACTCGTCCGCGGAGACGGGATCGACGGCCACAACATCACCATCCGCCAACTCCTCCAACACACCAGCGGACTCCCCAACTACAGCAACTACCTGGAAGACGAAGTCCGATATTACGACCCACGCGAACTTCTCGACATCGCGCTCGAACATCCTGCCGACTTCGCCCCCGGAACGAGTTGGAAGTACAGCAACACCAACTACGTCCTCGCTGGCCTACTCGTACAGAAGATCACTGAAAAACCCCTCGCCGAGGAGATGAACCGGCGAATCTTCGCGCCGATCGATCTGCAGCACACATACTTTCCTGAACCATACGACGAGAAGATCTCGGAACTTCACCCCCGCGGCTACTACCGGGAGTCATCGGACGCGCCTCCCGTCGACATCACAGAGATAGACCCCTCGTGGGGATGGGCCGCAGGGCAATTGATCTCCACCACCTCGGACCTCAACCAGTTTCTCCACGCACTCCTCGACGGACGACTGCTCCCCGCAGCCCAACTCGACCAGATGCGCACTACCGTCCCCGCGGAGGAAACCTTCGGACCCGATGCCCGCTACGGACTTGGATTGGTCAGCCGCCCGCTACCGTGTGGCGGCCTGTCCTGGAGCCACGGCGGCAGTTTCCCTGGATACGAGACACGCGGGGGCGCTACCGACGACGGACGCGAAGCGAACATCGCGGTCAGCATGCAAGTAGTCGACGACGCCACCCGGAGAAAACTCGAACACGCGGTGGATATCGCCCTTTGTCGCTGA
- a CDS encoding sensor histidine kinase — protein sequence MLPALAWQSAPEFVRVLSVLLIWVTLVGALGLVHPVRRALIVTARRLLQVSLPSPALGHRTPNLSDIDRWRAPLWIVLHVMVGWLAALATSVLFIMGISLPGNWFGGTARISLFDTSVDVTGGWTWIVAAGCLLLAVGICVLVATLLRWLAPRLLGPSTAERLALAEERELQLAERNRVAHELHDSIGHTLTAATIQAAVAGEVLASDPAAARAAMRSIEESTRAALEDLDYVLGVLREERPGAVPSRTLSDLPALIDRLRHAGAVVEVNLSGDLSQIQGTLSRAAYRILQEGTTNALRHGDSGPIEITVAVGSESVELRVVNSIGAVTGGKADVVRRSGRGLAGLAERVRLLNGEFKAGPDGAQGWRLSVQLPVRVAR from the coding sequence ATGTTGCCTGCTCTCGCGTGGCAATCCGCACCCGAGTTCGTCCGGGTGCTTTCGGTCCTGCTCATATGGGTGACTTTGGTAGGAGCACTCGGCCTGGTGCATCCTGTGCGACGCGCGCTCATCGTTACTGCCCGCCGACTGCTGCAGGTGTCGCTGCCGAGTCCAGCGCTCGGACACCGTACTCCTAACCTCTCGGACATTGATCGCTGGCGGGCCCCGCTCTGGATTGTCCTGCATGTCATGGTGGGTTGGCTGGCGGCGCTCGCGACCAGCGTCCTTTTCATCATGGGGATTTCGCTCCCGGGGAACTGGTTCGGCGGCACGGCGCGAATCAGTCTGTTCGATACGTCGGTTGACGTGACGGGTGGATGGACCTGGATCGTGGCGGCCGGCTGCCTCCTGCTTGCGGTAGGAATTTGTGTCCTGGTGGCAACACTGCTGAGATGGCTGGCGCCACGACTGTTGGGGCCGTCCACGGCTGAACGGCTCGCGCTGGCGGAAGAACGTGAACTGCAACTGGCCGAACGTAATCGGGTCGCTCACGAGTTGCACGACTCGATCGGACACACGCTCACCGCCGCCACGATCCAGGCGGCGGTGGCCGGCGAGGTGCTTGCCTCCGATCCTGCCGCGGCGAGGGCCGCCATGCGTAGCATCGAGGAGTCGACACGGGCAGCGCTCGAGGACCTGGACTACGTACTGGGTGTACTTCGCGAGGAGAGGCCTGGGGCTGTACCTTCTCGGACGCTGTCGGACTTGCCTGCGTTAATTGATCGGTTGCGGCATGCGGGGGCGGTTGTGGAGGTGAACCTGTCGGGTGACCTTTCACAGATCCAGGGGACACTCTCTCGCGCGGCGTACCGGATCCTGCAAGAGGGGACGACCAATGCTCTGCGGCACGGGGACAGCGGGCCGATCGAAATCACGGTGGCAGTCGGCTCGGAGAGCGTCGAGCTCAGAGTGGTCAACAGCATCGGGGCAGTGACCGGGGGAAAGGCAGACGTAGTTCGAAGATCAGGGCGCGGCCTGGCAGGTTTGGCCGAGCGCGTGCGACTCTTGAACGGTGAGTTCAAGGCTGGACCGGACGGAGCCCAGGGCTGGCGATTGAGTGTTCAGTTGCCGGTACGGGTGGCACGATGA
- a CDS encoding response regulator transcription factor, which produces MTEANWSEDAAKPASMPVTLLIADDDDVTRSGLRMLLAAQPGIVVVGEASDGIEAVELSRQLRPDVVLMDVRMPLRNGIEATRHLQAECTEPPKVLVITTFENDGYVTAALSAGASGFVLKRLPVPQIAAAVRVVAAGEVILFPAALRRMVTPRPLVSAEAFPNAALTAKEEEVLRLMATGLCNSDIAQVLVVSLETVKTHVGNVLAKLGAQNRTHAVVIAYESGLVVPGSGTDTEPCATGG; this is translated from the coding sequence ATGACCGAAGCCAATTGGAGTGAGGACGCCGCCAAACCTGCAAGCATGCCAGTCACCCTGCTGATTGCGGATGACGACGACGTTACCCGCAGCGGCCTGCGTATGCTGCTCGCAGCTCAGCCCGGGATTGTGGTCGTCGGCGAGGCTTCCGACGGTATCGAAGCAGTGGAGCTTTCGCGGCAACTTCGTCCGGATGTGGTGCTGATGGACGTGCGGATGCCGCTGCGCAACGGAATAGAGGCAACTCGGCACCTCCAGGCCGAGTGCACCGAACCGCCGAAAGTCTTGGTAATCACCACTTTCGAAAACGATGGCTACGTCACGGCCGCACTCAGTGCGGGCGCGAGTGGCTTCGTGCTGAAGCGGCTCCCAGTCCCGCAGATCGCAGCGGCAGTACGTGTGGTGGCGGCGGGCGAAGTGATCCTGTTCCCTGCCGCGCTACGCCGGATGGTTACGCCCCGCCCGTTGGTCTCCGCTGAGGCGTTCCCGAATGCAGCGCTGACAGCAAAGGAGGAAGAGGTATTGCGGTTGATGGCCACCGGGCTGTGCAACTCGGATATTGCTCAGGTTCTGGTTGTGAGCCTGGAGACAGTGAAAACGCATGTCGGGAACGTGCTGGCAAAGCTCGGTGCTCAGAATCGGACGCACGCTGTCGTCATCGCCTACGAGTCTGGTCTGGTGGTCCCGGGGTCAGGCACCGATACGGAACCCTGTGCAACTGGCGGTTGA
- a CDS encoding SDR family oxidoreductase yields MATYIVTGGTGFLGRAALPLLLERDQTAQIHVLVRAGSVAKLEEQVSAIPGGDRVHPLIGDLTEPGLGIDSPPPADHVLHLGAIYDITAGDEQASTNVEGTRSVVELAAKLGATLHHVSSVAVAGDYPGTFSETDFDCGQGFPTPYHRTKFEAEKLVREREGLTWRVYRPSAVVGNSVTGEMDKIDGPYYLFPGLALLAKLPAALPVPIPNLGATNMVPVDYVAAALVELMHAPGHDGEAFHLVNPKPQPVREIYAGLAKAAGAPRPALSLPGVIAKPFVSPLPMDSAESARKVFLDRIGMPAALLDNMTMAPTFTSERTVAALAGSGLAVPEFGSYSTVLWKYWRANLDPNRARRNSPEGPLVGRIVLITGGSSGIGKASAIAAAQKGATVLLIARRTDELDAAVQEIRSAGGKAFGYPCDITDHESVQHTIKSILTEHDHVDMLVNNAGRSIRRGIYHSTDRFHDYERTMAVNYFGAVRLVLALLPTMRSRRFGHIVNISSAGVQAATPRFSAYVASKAALDGFSDVAASETLADGITFTTIHMPLVETPMIAPTGEYNNGPITSPEKAAAMVIRALIDRPKRIDVPLGTLGDLGTLFAPHTKDRILNQMYQAFPDSPAAKGQVDKETPADAPATPTRQHHSRSRIRKLGRRAARLVPGTHW; encoded by the coding sequence ATGGCCACATACATCGTCACTGGCGGTACCGGATTTCTCGGACGAGCTGCACTGCCACTCCTGCTCGAGCGTGATCAAACTGCTCAGATCCATGTGCTGGTCAGAGCCGGTTCTGTCGCCAAACTCGAAGAACAGGTGTCGGCAATTCCCGGCGGCGATCGCGTGCATCCGCTCATTGGAGATCTGACCGAGCCTGGGCTGGGCATCGATTCTCCCCCACCTGCCGACCACGTCCTTCACCTCGGCGCGATCTACGACATCACCGCCGGAGACGAGCAGGCTTCGACGAATGTCGAGGGCACACGCTCCGTGGTCGAACTTGCTGCGAAACTGGGAGCCACCCTTCATCACGTGTCATCGGTCGCAGTCGCAGGCGACTATCCGGGCACGTTCAGCGAGACCGATTTCGATTGCGGCCAAGGCTTTCCGACGCCCTACCACCGAACCAAGTTCGAGGCCGAGAAGCTCGTTCGAGAACGAGAAGGCCTCACCTGGCGTGTTTATCGGCCGTCTGCCGTGGTCGGCAACTCCGTCACCGGGGAGATGGACAAGATCGACGGTCCGTACTACTTGTTTCCAGGACTGGCGCTACTCGCGAAACTACCTGCAGCACTCCCCGTCCCGATCCCCAACCTCGGCGCAACCAATATGGTGCCCGTCGATTACGTAGCCGCCGCCCTCGTCGAATTGATGCACGCGCCCGGCCACGACGGCGAAGCATTCCATCTCGTGAATCCGAAACCTCAACCGGTACGCGAAATCTATGCCGGACTCGCCAAGGCCGCCGGAGCACCCCGGCCCGCACTCAGCCTTCCGGGCGTGATCGCCAAACCCTTTGTCTCGCCCTTGCCGATGGACTCGGCAGAATCGGCACGGAAGGTCTTCCTCGATCGCATCGGCATGCCTGCAGCATTGCTCGACAACATGACGATGGCGCCGACCTTCACCTCGGAGAGAACCGTTGCCGCCCTGGCCGGATCGGGACTGGCGGTCCCCGAGTTCGGGTCGTACTCCACTGTGTTGTGGAAGTACTGGCGCGCAAACCTCGATCCCAATCGCGCACGACGTAACAGTCCCGAAGGACCACTCGTGGGTCGGATCGTTCTGATCACCGGAGGCTCTTCCGGAATCGGCAAGGCATCGGCCATTGCCGCCGCTCAGAAGGGCGCCACCGTTCTCCTGATCGCACGCCGCACCGACGAACTCGATGCCGCAGTACAGGAGATTCGATCAGCCGGAGGCAAGGCGTTCGGTTACCCCTGCGACATCACCGACCACGAGTCGGTCCAGCACACGATCAAAAGCATTCTGACAGAACACGATCACGTAGACATGTTGGTAAACAACGCCGGCCGATCCATCCGGCGCGGCATTTACCACTCCACTGATCGTTTCCACGACTACGAACGAACGATGGCCGTGAACTACTTCGGCGCTGTGCGATTGGTGCTCGCCTTGTTACCGACCATGCGTTCTCGCCGCTTCGGCCACATCGTGAACATCAGCAGCGCGGGAGTCCAGGCGGCAACGCCTAGATTCTCGGCCTACGTGGCGAGCAAGGCCGCCCTCGACGGTTTCTCGGACGTAGCCGCCTCTGAAACCCTGGCGGACGGAATCACTTTCACGACCATCCACATGCCGCTGGTCGAAACACCGATGATCGCTCCGACCGGCGAATACAACAACGGCCCGATCACCAGCCCGGAAAAGGCTGCGGCAATGGTGATCCGCGCGCTGATCGACCGTCCCAAACGCATCGACGTACCACTCGGAACCCTGGGCGATCTGGGAACCCTGTTCGCACCGCACACCAAGGACCGAATTCTCAACCAGATGTACCAGGCATTCCCCGACTCTCCGGCGGCAAAGGGTCAGGTAGACAAGGAAACTCCGGCAGACGCTCCGGCAACACCGACGCGACAGCACCACTCGCGCTCGCGCATCCGCAAACTCGGCCGTCGTGCCGCCCGACTCGTGCCCGGTACGCACTGGTGA
- a CDS encoding MMPL family transporter — protein sequence MTRWAQTVVARKWWVLSLAVLIVLISGVWGLGVFGKLSQGGFIDPGSDSAKVADIIEDNLGPQTPDIIAIYSPTDGKTLDDIGPAVTAAVDQFKTEVPTASVKSYWGTDAAAKASLLSNDGSMAAVAITLAPDSGVTPATFADLLPKLEVEGAEAQFAGNTVVGVAFNTKLEKDLVVAEAIAIPITLVLLVFIFGGIVAAAVPVFVGVLSVLSALAVLRILTLITDVSSFSINVASLLGLGLAIDYGLFVVGRFREELNSGSDPGAAAQRTVLTAGRTVMFSGLLLICAFSGMLVFPQAVIRSLGFGAIAAVLSAAVLSLTAVPALLAILGHRINALTWRKDAAQRGEERSRKFWGRVVTWVMKRPVAVSVTIVAVLLVMASPLLGARLGELSYTALPDNDPARVAMDTLVNDFPQTGNGATMILQAEDGNTLTPAEGAAIAESAGQVEGIGQATVVASTNQLVAVQALYSEGSTPQSQSAAVTDLRAISAPDGTVLLVGGGQAMVDDGNNAVLHWLPVMILIMVGSTLILLFLAFGSVVLPIKAVLMAALSLATTFGVLTFVFQDGHGVELLGVSQTPLEATFVVLILAVVFGLSTDYEVFLMSRMVEAKNAGATTEEAVKFGTERTGRIVTAAALLLIVVTGAFAMSGLSVMKFLGVGMIVALIVDATIIRMLLVPSLVKLMGEANWWAPVWLKKVHAKVGIGH from the coding sequence ATGACACGCTGGGCCCAAACCGTCGTCGCCCGGAAATGGTGGGTACTGAGCCTCGCGGTTCTGATAGTTCTCATCAGTGGGGTGTGGGGACTCGGAGTGTTCGGCAAGCTCAGCCAGGGCGGCTTCATCGATCCGGGCAGCGACTCCGCGAAGGTCGCCGACATCATCGAAGACAATCTCGGACCGCAGACCCCGGACATCATCGCGATCTACTCGCCCACGGACGGCAAGACTCTGGACGACATCGGGCCGGCAGTGACAGCCGCCGTCGACCAATTCAAAACCGAAGTGCCGACCGCTTCGGTGAAATCGTATTGGGGAACAGACGCCGCAGCGAAGGCCAGCCTGCTCTCGAACGACGGATCCATGGCGGCCGTTGCGATCACGTTGGCACCGGACTCGGGCGTCACGCCCGCCACTTTCGCCGATCTCTTGCCGAAGCTCGAAGTCGAAGGTGCCGAGGCACAATTCGCGGGTAACACCGTCGTCGGCGTCGCATTCAACACCAAGCTCGAGAAGGACCTGGTGGTCGCCGAAGCCATCGCCATTCCGATCACTCTGGTGCTGTTGGTCTTCATCTTCGGCGGCATCGTCGCTGCTGCCGTGCCCGTGTTCGTGGGTGTACTCAGTGTCCTGAGTGCTTTGGCGGTTCTGCGAATCCTCACGCTGATCACCGATGTGTCCTCGTTCTCGATCAACGTCGCTTCTCTTCTCGGGTTGGGACTGGCCATCGACTACGGACTGTTCGTGGTCGGTCGGTTCCGTGAAGAACTGAATTCGGGCTCGGACCCGGGAGCGGCTGCTCAGCGGACAGTTCTGACGGCGGGTCGCACCGTCATGTTCTCGGGTCTACTGCTGATCTGTGCGTTCAGCGGCATGCTCGTATTCCCCCAGGCCGTCATCCGGTCTCTGGGCTTCGGCGCGATCGCTGCGGTATTGAGCGCGGCCGTCCTGTCGCTGACCGCTGTGCCTGCGCTACTTGCCATTCTGGGGCATCGCATCAACGCCCTGACATGGCGCAAGGATGCGGCGCAACGCGGCGAGGAACGCTCGCGCAAGTTCTGGGGCCGCGTCGTCACGTGGGTGATGAAGCGTCCGGTCGCAGTCTCGGTGACGATCGTGGCCGTGCTGCTCGTGATGGCCTCGCCGCTGCTCGGCGCCCGGCTGGGAGAACTCTCGTACACCGCACTACCGGACAACGACCCCGCTCGCGTCGCAATGGACACGTTGGTCAACGACTTCCCGCAAACCGGAAACGGCGCAACGATGATCCTTCAGGCCGAGGACGGGAACACTCTCACCCCGGCCGAAGGTGCAGCGATCGCCGAGTCCGCCGGTCAAGTCGAGGGCATCGGTCAGGCGACCGTCGTCGCGAGCACCAATCAACTCGTCGCGGTTCAGGCTCTCTACAGCGAGGGCTCTACACCCCAATCACAGAGCGCCGCAGTGACAGATCTGCGTGCGATCTCCGCTCCCGACGGAACGGTGCTGCTTGTCGGCGGCGGTCAAGCCATGGTCGACGACGGCAACAACGCCGTCCTGCACTGGCTACCGGTGATGATCCTCATCATGGTCGGATCCACCCTGATCCTGTTGTTCCTCGCGTTCGGTTCGGTGGTGCTGCCGATCAAGGCGGTGCTGATGGCAGCCCTGAGTCTCGCGACCACCTTCGGTGTCCTCACCTTCGTCTTCCAGGACGGACACGGCGTCGAACTCCTCGGGGTCAGTCAAACTCCGCTGGAGGCGACGTTTGTCGTGCTCATCCTGGCGGTGGTCTTCGGATTGTCCACGGACTACGAGGTTTTCCTGATGTCACGGATGGTCGAGGCCAAGAACGCGGGAGCGACGACAGAGGAAGCGGTCAAGTTCGGAACCGAGCGCACCGGCCGCATCGTGACGGCTGCCGCCTTACTCCTGATAGTGGTGACGGGGGCCTTCGCAATGTCAGGGCTGTCAGTGATGAAGTTCCTGGGCGTCGGCATGATCGTCGCGCTGATCGTCGACGCGACCATCATCCGCATGTTGCTCGTGCCCTCGCTCGTGAAGTTGATGGGCGAAGCGAACTGGTGGGCTCCTGTGTGGCTGAAAAAGGTTCACGCGAAGGTCGGCATCGGCCACTGA
- a CDS encoding ABC transporter substrate-binding protein, with protein MSLQFSPSRAAAVLIAVALVSAGCSKGQESESASAAESFAQPVSVTNCDREMTFDSPPQRIVSLNGHVTEALIEIGAGDRIVGRAYSDNPPTAETADVFNKIPSLSDTFPSMEQVLDVDPDFVVGGMTSAFNEKQGRSRDAFGERGINTFLFSEYCGTGFPDIGLLENDYTQLGRVLGVEDSAREVAEEISDGLDSVRASVGDAAPVPTFFYDSGDQVPTTIGGVGVGQLVAEYSGVSNIFAEGTKPYIDASWEAVAERAPQAIVVIDYGDKTAEQKIDFLRAQPLMATTPAVQQNRFVVVPLADLFESSRLVRSAQTIATAFHPGADAAK; from the coding sequence GTGTCACTTCAGTTCTCCCCGTCCCGCGCCGCCGCTGTTCTCATCGCGGTCGCCTTGGTTTCGGCAGGTTGTTCCAAAGGTCAGGAATCAGAGTCGGCGTCTGCTGCGGAATCCTTCGCACAGCCGGTGTCCGTGACCAACTGCGATCGCGAGATGACCTTCGATTCGCCGCCGCAGCGCATCGTGTCTTTGAACGGACACGTCACCGAAGCCCTCATCGAGATCGGCGCGGGTGATCGGATTGTCGGGCGGGCGTACAGCGACAACCCGCCAACTGCCGAGACCGCCGATGTATTCAACAAGATTCCCAGCCTCTCCGATACGTTCCCCAGCATGGAGCAGGTTCTCGACGTCGATCCGGACTTCGTGGTCGGAGGAATGACCAGTGCCTTCAACGAGAAGCAAGGCCGTTCCCGAGACGCTTTCGGCGAGCGCGGAATCAACACCTTCCTCTTCTCGGAATACTGTGGCACCGGGTTCCCCGACATCGGATTGCTCGAGAACGACTACACGCAACTCGGTCGAGTCCTGGGCGTCGAAGATTCCGCCCGCGAGGTCGCAGAGGAGATCAGCGATGGTCTCGATTCCGTCCGCGCTTCGGTCGGAGACGCGGCGCCGGTACCGACCTTCTTCTACGACAGCGGTGACCAGGTTCCGACGACCATCGGCGGAGTCGGCGTCGGTCAATTGGTCGCGGAATACTCCGGCGTCTCGAACATCTTCGCCGAAGGGACAAAGCCCTACATCGACGCATCGTGGGAAGCTGTTGCCGAGCGTGCACCCCAGGCGATCGTGGTCATCGACTACGGCGACAAGACAGCCGAGCAGAAGATCGACTTCCTCCGTGCCCAGCCGTTGATGGCGACCACCCCTGCTGTGCAGCAGAACCGGTTCGTCGTGGTTCCTCTCGCTGACCTGTTCGAGAGTTCACGGTTGGTGCGTTCGGCACAGACCATCGCAACAGCCTTCCATCCAGGCGCTGACGCGGCGAAGTGA
- a CDS encoding FecCD family ABC transporter permease → MTRTRYGYGALLVGLAVALAIVLGLAVSLGSVRIPVGDVWAIVGARLAPGTFETWWTAARESIVIDSRLPRALTAAVVGASLAMSGAVAQAVTRNPLADPYLLGVSSGAGFMVVLVSVLGFGAGLLGVFTIPVAAFVGAMIPLFLALLIGGRYPQPTAIILVGVALAQIFSALITFCILVLADDRHVTSVMHWIAGGFGDARWSTLIFPTITLAVVGTALLFSSRWMDVLQTGDDGAAALGMNVRRFRVLSLLAVSVLAGAAVSVAGGIGFIGLLIPHLAGFIVGTRAIRLLPAAALLGAVAMVAADTAARSVAQSTEVPVGVITALVGAPIFVWMLYRQYRRLEQ, encoded by the coding sequence GTGACCCGCACGCGTTACGGGTACGGCGCCCTGCTTGTCGGCTTGGCGGTCGCCTTGGCGATCGTCCTGGGGTTGGCCGTCTCCTTGGGATCGGTTCGCATTCCCGTCGGTGACGTCTGGGCGATAGTCGGAGCCCGTTTGGCGCCAGGGACTTTCGAGACGTGGTGGACCGCGGCGCGGGAGTCGATCGTGATCGACTCCCGCCTGCCACGTGCACTCACTGCCGCGGTGGTGGGTGCTTCGTTGGCGATGTCGGGCGCTGTTGCTCAGGCTGTCACACGGAATCCTCTTGCCGACCCGTATCTGCTCGGAGTTTCGTCGGGTGCGGGATTCATGGTGGTGCTCGTGTCGGTGCTGGGTTTCGGCGCCGGCCTCCTCGGGGTTTTCACGATTCCGGTCGCAGCATTCGTCGGGGCGATGATCCCGTTGTTTCTCGCACTGCTGATCGGCGGCCGGTATCCGCAGCCGACCGCGATCATTTTGGTGGGTGTCGCGCTCGCCCAGATATTCTCGGCGCTCATCACCTTTTGCATCCTGGTATTGGCCGATGATCGGCACGTGACGTCGGTGATGCACTGGATTGCCGGCGGATTCGGTGATGCACGATGGTCGACGCTGATCTTCCCGACGATCACACTGGCCGTCGTCGGCACAGCCCTTCTGTTCAGTTCGCGATGGATGGACGTTTTGCAGACCGGTGACGACGGGGCTGCTGCACTCGGTATGAACGTCCGACGGTTCCGTGTCTTGTCCTTGCTCGCGGTCTCCGTACTGGCGGGCGCAGCAGTCAGCGTTGCCGGTGGAATCGGTTTCATCGGTCTGCTGATCCCGCATCTGGCCGGCTTCATCGTCGGCACCAGAGCAATTCGACTGCTCCCTGCTGCAGCCCTGCTGGGCGCCGTCGCGATGGTTGCCGCGGATACCGCTGCGCGCTCGGTGGCACAATCCACTGAAGTTCCGGTCGGAGTGATCACGGCCCTCGTGGGTGCACCGATCTTCGTCTGGATGCTCTACCGGCAGTATCGGAGGCTCGAACAGTGA
- a CDS encoding ABC transporter ATP-binding protein — MTLPKDSETAPLLELVETRARLGNREVLRGITFAVKSGEILGLVGPNGSGKTTALRCCYNALTPTGGAVLIDQVDSTTLSRKDIARTVSASVQEPTVSAGLSVRESIALGRTPHRSWLDRSTERDTTIVDRCIEQVGLVELAGRDVSTLSGGERQRVSIARALAQEPKVLLLDEPTNHLDLRHQLIVMELLTELASAGLAVVVTMHDLRLAVEYCDNLAVLTEGELRACGSTVEVLDEPLLAEVFGIRARVERGVRPRMEILGLA, encoded by the coding sequence GTGACACTCCCGAAAGACTCCGAAACTGCGCCCCTGCTCGAACTCGTCGAGACCCGGGCGCGGCTCGGAAATCGCGAAGTGTTGCGCGGCATCACTTTCGCAGTCAAGTCCGGTGAAATATTGGGCTTGGTCGGGCCGAACGGCAGTGGCAAGACGACGGCGCTGCGCTGCTGCTACAACGCTTTGACGCCGACAGGTGGCGCAGTTCTGATCGATCAAGTCGACTCGACGACGCTCTCGCGTAAGGACATCGCCCGAACTGTCTCGGCAAGTGTTCAAGAACCCACTGTCTCGGCAGGACTGTCGGTTCGTGAATCGATCGCGCTCGGACGAACTCCGCACCGCAGCTGGTTGGACCGAAGTACGGAGCGCGATACCACCATCGTGGACCGGTGCATCGAGCAGGTCGGTTTGGTCGAGCTTGCCGGACGAGACGTATCGACCCTGTCGGGTGGTGAGCGGCAACGTGTCTCGATAGCTCGCGCATTGGCTCAGGAGCCCAAGGTTCTGTTGTTGGACGAGCCGACCAATCATCTCGATCTTCGTCACCAGTTGATCGTGATGGAACTGCTTACCGAACTTGCGTCGGCGGGGCTCGCAGTTGTGGTCACGATGCACGATCTACGGTTGGCAGTCGAGTACTGCGACAACCTTGCCGTGCTCACCGAAGGTGAACTCCGCGCGTGTGGGTCTACGGTCGAGGTGTTGGACGAGCCGTTGTTGGCCGAGGTTTTCGGCATCAGGGCGCGAGTCGAACGCGGAGTACGTCCGCGGATGGAGATATTGGGGCTGGCATGA
- a CDS encoding (2Fe-2S)-binding protein, with protein MTESVAGIYARMAVAVPFFDNLSAYPDTVPAVLMTDPQWLAARVADTAERWGSADSRVNGTLWWYSASSTLTGIPIGTGMVTGFAADPSLDGGRIFLRDNGYLGGFAAGSVIPISRSVAELGHAMFRSLNPVIEVLAEVSGVRQQALWAITTDSIANRSLDAAGNARERGSAFAAGLIEVLRGENPGIPVPRFVDVDRRESAVRVSNPLTPVAFGRRRFTQRASCCLIYEVPGEGKCTSCPKRAPEDRVRALAALV; from the coding sequence ATGACGGAATCGGTGGCCGGGATCTACGCCCGTATGGCAGTAGCTGTGCCGTTCTTCGACAACCTGAGCGCGTATCCGGATACGGTGCCCGCGGTGTTGATGACCGACCCCCAGTGGTTGGCAGCACGTGTCGCCGATACGGCAGAGCGATGGGGGAGTGCGGACAGTCGAGTGAACGGCACGTTGTGGTGGTACTCGGCCAGCTCGACGCTGACCGGCATTCCGATCGGAACCGGGATGGTCACCGGGTTCGCGGCCGATCCATCGTTGGACGGTGGGCGGATCTTCTTGCGTGACAACGGCTATCTGGGCGGTTTTGCTGCCGGATCGGTCATCCCGATCTCGCGGAGTGTGGCGGAGTTGGGCCACGCGATGTTCCGCTCGCTCAATCCCGTGATCGAGGTACTCGCCGAGGTGTCCGGCGTTCGGCAGCAGGCGCTGTGGGCGATCACGACGGACTCCATCGCCAATCGCAGCCTCGATGCCGCCGGTAATGCGCGGGAGCGCGGAAGTGCATTTGCGGCCGGTCTGATCGAAGTTCTCCGCGGTGAGAACCCGGGCATTCCGGTCCCGCGTTTCGTGGACGTGGATCGCAGAGAATCTGCTGTGCGCGTAAGTAATCCATTGACGCCGGTGGCATTCGGGCGACGCAGATTCACGCAGCGGGCGTCGTGCTGCCTGATCTACGAGGTACCCGGTGAAGGCAAATGCACCAGTTGCCCGAAGCGCGCACCCGAAGATCGGGTGCGCGCCTTGGCTGCTCTGGTGTGA